Proteins encoded within one genomic window of Oncorhynchus keta strain PuntledgeMale-10-30-2019 chromosome 12, Oket_V2, whole genome shotgun sequence:
- the LOC118391791 gene encoding olfactory receptor 52D1-like, with product MCGLRRFLLCYAFYRTLMLRMENVSYVALRQPIVFELEGFEVSRSHGYPLFALVLAIYFLVLLGNVVVMGVIAIDKTLHKPMYVMVCNLAACDLLGGTAVMTQLMVIFLMGEKRIPYNSAYAQAICVHTYGAAVQTILSAMAYDRYVAVCEPLRYHAIMTTAHMVFVILLAWAVAIILIAVLFALNVGTPLCGTYIRHVYCSNRSILNLACVPTPINDIYGLCMTWILSSSSFLIIFFCYAKILSACLMRKSDKGSRSKALQTCASHLVIYLIFEIVSLIIILSNRFPQVPMNIKKFCTILIFIVPPLINPIIYGFVTKELRTSIIKLLKTRVAPKL from the exons ATGTGTGGTCTGAGGAGGTTCCTCCTGTGCTATGCTTTTTACAGGACTCTGATGCTGCGCATGGAGAACGTGTCCTACGTGGCCCTGAGGCAGCCCATCGTGTTTGAGCTGGAGGGCTTTGAAGTGTCTCGGAGCCATGGTTACCCCCTGTTTGCCCTGGTCCTGGCCATCTACTTCCTGGTGCTGCTGGGGAACGTGGTTGTGATGGGTGTGATTGCAATAGATAAGACGCTACACAAGCCTATGTACGTGATGGTATGTAACCTGGCTGCCTGTGACCTGCTGGGAGGAACGGCTGTGATGACTCAGCTCATGGTCATCTTCCTGATGGGGGAGAAGAGGATTCCATACAACAGTGCCTATGCTCAGGCCATCTGTGTTCACACCTATGGTGCAGCTGTACAGACCATACTGTCAGCCATGGCCTATGACAG GTATGTGGCAGTGTGTGAACCATTGAGGTACCATGCAATCATGACCACGGCCCACATGGTTTTTGTGATCTTGCTGGCCTGGGCTGTCGCAATCATCCTTATAGCTGTGCTCTTCGCTTTGAATGTGGGTACTCCACTATGTGGCACCTACATCAGGCATGTCTACTGCAGCAACCGCTCCATCCTGAACCTGGCCTGTGTGCCCACCCCCATTAACGATATCTACG GTTTGTGCATGACTTGGATTCTCAGCAGCAGTTCCTTCCTCATCATCTTTTTTTGCTATGCCAAGATCCTGTCAGCCTGTCTGATGAGGAAGAGTGACAAGGGCAGTCGTAGTAAGGCCCTACAGACCTGCGCCTCTCACCTGGTCATCTACTTGATCTTCGAAATTGTCAGCCTCATCATTATCCTCAGTAACCGCTTCCCCCAGGTCCCAATGAACATCAAGAAGTTCTGCACTATCCTAATCTTCATCGTTCCCCCTCTAATTAACCCTATCATCTATGGATTTGTCACTAAAGAGTTACGTACAAGCATTATAAAGCTGTTGAAAACACGGGTCGCACCCAAACTGTAA